tgcttgatgctccgcccgctcggcttgcgacttttgCCTCTGTTCTACAAGCTTGGCGGCTCTGgtctcgatcaaagcgtcgagctcctctgtggagagcatcacagaatgctgtcgtccagcctcgtccattgcttccgattggatgcaggagcgtttccacagacggcgctaaattgatcctgtccgaaagctgaatcaacggacgctgggcacgtggcgctcttcgagtcgctgatgtggatctccgactggtcgtatgatcctccgacgaacctgcacagaagtcgggtcgggaaggggttcccagcggcgaccctccgatgctcaagtcaggcaaagctcgacaacaagaaagtggcttcAAGTCTCCAAGAacgcgtacctctggcgaagggtgaggaccttTATATAGGGTTGTGGCGAAGCGAGTGCACATATACTGAGGTGTACACGTGTTCTTTCCCACACCgtagtgtgggcttgtcagaggagcttacctgacaccataccactacagtttgagcacgtctctgatgggacagcggatcttTCTGCTGtaggattttgagtatggcctgaacgtagaacatgcccgctgtcagaaaaagatgtcccttgtccttttcacCTTACTCCCTGCCGGACATCCGGCCGGACAGGCTCCACCTTATgtccggccggacatatataGTGGTTTACTTGAGAGATTCTCGatcatgtgctttgtggagactgttagcagtatgctaccttatgtcttcggccgagcttgACTTCCGCTCGACCCTTCGttcctgttcaatcgagcgctGGAACTCCGACTCCCATCGGGGCGCCTTTTGGCCGTCAGTTAAACACCGGTCGGCCATCCGGTCGGTCagccacccttctccggtcggccgatgGGTCCGACCTTCTctcgagcgtccggtcggtccatccttttccgatggaccacctggccctttgacttccacgtggcgttgactcctcaaaatgggggtcccctgttcttaccgccggatcatctgTCATTATCCAAATCATATAAATAGAGagtttatttcattatttttgcACACATCTTCTCTCTCAATTCCATAATTTCTAAACATTTTCTCTTTCGAGTCCCGACTATAATTGAAGGAGGCCGAGGGTAAGAAGAAGTGCAAGAGCCAAGAAGGTTTATCATCTTGATCTCGAAAGGACAAGGAAATAGTAAATCCGAACATTCAATCCACGAATAATGAGATTTAGCAACTTTTGAATCTGATTGCGACACCCAAAACATAAGAAAGTATAGATGCAATTATTTCTAAAGTTgggaaaatctctcttttaaaatattctatttttaatttactaGATATTTTAAtaaggtcactcttccgttggAAGAATTGCACCTACAAATTCTAAGTCGGGAGAGATTATGAGTTATTGAAATGACACGTAGAAGCGAAACATTCACAAAAATATGACATTTACCGTGCTCAAGCATAATTATCTAGGTTTTTTACTCCGAAATAAGTAACTCTAGTTGATTTTTATATTctgataataaataattaaaagaatcatTAGTTAGATTTATTTCCATATAACatctttcatttaattttaatctaaatatatttttaaattttttaaaagaatattctaATCCACCTACTAAATATGTTATAAAACTACatttacaaaaataattaaaagatcaATAAAACAAGGGGAAAaattaattgaagaatttagtaaattaaataataaattttgtaTGTTCCGATATATGAAGATCATTGGCAAACGTatttatatatgaatatgattTACCATTGGATCGAAAACTCATGTAATATCTAAAAGAAAATTGTTAGGCTATAcaatttttgatgaatcacacaATATTCATAATATCtcataattattatgtttaattttagaagaatatgaattaaattataaaatattttcaatatcatttgtAATAATACTATcgaaataatattatatataatattagaaattatttatatgatatttataaagaatataatataaaatatggaATACAATATAATATTTCTGAAACACGAAATACtagtaataataatttaaaacttataaaagcagaagttttattaaaagaatggatAAAACGTCCATGAAAATCCTCAAGTTCTACCtataaattttagaattattttatgatttttttaattttaatgaaatagaTAGCGAAGTAGATTTTAATATCATAAAGGCGGTCATAGAATAAGGCTCAAAGCTTTTCCATCCTCTATGATtgctaaagaaattttaacttatccAATATCAACATTTGCTATTAAACAGATGTTTAGTGTTAGTGGCAACATATTAAATGAACGACGATCAATTTTATCTCCCGACTCGTTGGAAGTCCAAACATTACTCGACGATTGAACAAGAGCTGAAAAAAgaatccaaaaataaaattttcagatGACGAAATCGAAGAATTTGACACTAAAGAAACAAACACTATGAAAACAAGAAATAGAAGTGAATAATAACGTCACTTCATaaggtaaaaaaatataaaagaactacgtgAATTTGATTCTTCTATATCCTAAGATAGGAGGATACGTAAGTAACTGAAATAAATCAATACAAACTCTTTATTTTATAaatctataattttttaatataataatttttaatcatcATGAACCATGGCGAACTACACAAGAACTGTGCATCATTGCAAATAGTGAATTATCATTTTGAATCGTGAATCGTAATTATTTTGGACAATTATGGGTCAATACCACAGGAATCGTCAAACGATTCCAAAGTCTTAAACCATTGGATCTAGCAGTGGGACGGAAGGGCGGAAGGCAGGCCGCCTCGCGAGCCACAGGGCAGATCCGGCAGAAGCAGCACCAGCGTCCGACAACCATTGTTCGCTGAGTTGATGTTCATCTTTGCCTCTAATTCCAAAACAAGGAACCTACGAGGATAAAGACGTGGAAAGATCCCCAAATCTTCTAAATGGAAGTCATAATTCCAGCTACTTGTCTTTTGGTTTCTTCTTCGAGCGGAATAACAATTTCTTCTATCTCCTTTTGAATCTAATTAATCAACAAGAGGATTAGGATAGATGAACACGAGGAAAGATGCTCAAATCTTAAGTAAAGAAACTATACGAACAAAAGAGAATCAGCCACTGAACAGCCtccaaattattaaattatatttaaaaattataattatatgaATTGCTTTTATGATtatttatgataattttttttaatattacttTATAGTTTATGCACATGAATTACTTTATAACTCTTACGGGCCCCATTAAACCAACCTAATTGGCATGGCCCACTGCCGACCATGCAAACGATCCCAAACGGAAGCACCGGACACACAAATACCTATTCCGCACGTGGGTCCCACACGAGAACGCAACGCCTCCCCAATCCTTCTCCTGTCTGCTGTCTCCTTCCTCCGCTGGCTTAGCGGATCTCGTCGTCCGCCCTCCGACCTCTCCTCGCCGGTAACCTCCTTCCCGCTTCCAACCTCCCGATCCGCGTCAGCCTGCCGTGATCGTGAACCCTAGGTCGGTCGCATGAGGATGGGCGAGTAACAGCTAGGGCTTCTCAAAGCTGACATTTTTCGTCATCTAGGGTTTCCCTCCCGCCACCATGGTGCACATCGCCGAGATCGCCGAAGGCGCCGCCGAGCCCTCCAAGGAGGATAATAAAGATGCCACAGAGCCGCTCGCGGCTGCTGCAGGTACCGCCGTCGAAGAAGACACTTCTCCTCACGAGTTGGAACAGCTGCCGCTCCCTTCGCAGTTCCAGGAGCCTGCCTCCCTGTCCGAGCAGCAGCAACCTCCACCGCTCCCACTTCTGGTTTCTTCGCATGAGACTCCCTTGGAGCTAGCTGAGATCGCTCATTCTCCGGTACCAGAGCCGGAGCCGGAGCCGGAGCCGAAGCCGGGCACAGCAACAGTGCCTCCATCATCCTCTGCGCTCGTGGATGATTCTCAGATCGTGGCTCCAGCCCCTGCCCCTCCCGCCCCTGTCAAGGTCCCCTACAACGAGTACGCCCTCCGCGTTGCCTACATCATGCGCAGCTACCTCCACATGCGCCCAGGCGGGGCTACGGCCAACGCCACATCTATCGCCTCCAACGGGGAGTCATGCTGCAGGGCAATGATGGAAGTTACTCGAAAGGACAATGGGCGGTGGGGTGTATCAAAAGTCGAGCTTGAGCACACCCATCAGCTAGACCCGCCACCGGACCTTGCAGGCGCTCTGGCTTCTGGTGGTTTGGTTCCAGTGTTAGGCATGGAGTTCGACTCCATTTCAGCAGCTAAACAGTACTATAGTGCTTACAGCGAGAAGATGGGTTTCCAGTCCAAGACAGGTTCGGGGAAGAGGTCGAGGGGGACAAGACTCTTGCACATGCAAAGGTTCCTGTGCTCCAAAGGGCACTTCTCCACTTACAGCAATGCTGCCGAGAGCGCCACAAGGAAGAGGAAGCGCATTCCTAATAAAAAGGCAGCTGAAAAGGAAGTAAAAGAAGTCAAGACAGATTGTGATGCATTGGGGGTGATTCAGGTTGAAAGCTCAATGAAGAAAGATGGCATGACTCTCGAGGATCAGAGAAGGGAAATACACACAGAGAATGCTTCTTCTGGTTCTGGAAACGATAAAAGAAAAGTGAATGATGGTGGGAAGGTTGGTAAGGTGGCACTGGTATCCAATCCAGGACAGTCCCGGCTGTTGAGAGAGCTTGGTATAAGAGTATCACGCTACAGTAATGAGGAAAGAAGGAATATAATACTTAAATACATGCAGAAAAGGAGTGGTAGACAAGCAGTCGATAGATCCCTTAAGGTTTCATTCATGAACTTCTCTAATGAGATTTGATTGAGGGGCTTGTTTTCTATTAAGAAGATCATGTTGAAATAGAACAAAATTAGTTCCTGCTTTGGTATATTTATTCGGTTTAGTCtatgttgtatttttattttatttttaattcatgctAGATTCCCTCTCGGCAAGCTTTGGCTGAAAGGAGGCAACGTGGTGTTGGAGGGAAGTTTCTTAGTAAAGAAGAGACACAGGTAGCTATGAAACCCTTGAATTTACATCATTTTTTATCCATGTGAAAGTTAGTGATTTTTCATACCTTTTCATGTCTTGTCTACTTGCACAAACAACATGCCTCTCCGTTTCTCAAATAGATACATTGATATTTCATggaaattctcaaattttaatttttgttttcttctttaacTAAAAAACCTTTTCTATTGTGGTGTAAGGTTTAGTCTTCATTTGGATTTAAGAAGTTTAAATGGAAGTGTACTTGTGACATGCGATTGAATTGCCATATGTTGCATATGAAGAAATTATTTAACTTTGTTCTGAATATTTTACTAGTCAATTTCGAAAGAGAGTGCAGTAAAGAATCACTAAAAGGAAGTAGAGTGGGTGGGGATGAAGGTGAACAGATTGGATAATTTATCACAGAACAATATCTCAAACGATACAAAGTATAACACAATGTAAAGAAGCAGTAGTTTTCTCCTTTGATTACCCTCAGTTCTCCCCTCTAATTTTAAAGCTAAACCCTCTTTCTTTGCTTATGCTCTGACATTTATGTAGCATATTCATTGCAAAATTGTTTCACTGCTTAGGCCAATTTGATGGACTTATAAGGAAGTGTTTCTTACTTCTCTCTTCCACTACCACTTGATCTCAACCACAACCACCATCCCTTTTCTATTCTTGTCCTCATAGTAAATACCCTTTCCTTCCCTTCGCTCTATGTTCTTGTcttttttctctcttccatttTTTGACATCTTTCATGTCGGCCTTGTAAGCAACACTACTTTGTCCTGAGCCTCTTGATATGCTTTTCCTCTTTGGTTCTTCATTCACAACACCTTTCTCTATCCCACAAGATTATCAAAGTTAAGGATGATAAAGGGAAGAATTTCAAATGACTTTAGGAATCTAATCAAGTATATTTAAAAGATTTACACCTATAGATTGCAACAAGAggactctaggattttacctgCAGTGATAAATTCTTCTTTGTAGTTTTACTCATGGAGCCTCATGATTGCTGAGAAGAAAACCCTCATCTTCTTGTGTCGTACTTTACATATGCCATCATGCACCTCTTAGTTACTCTCATAATGACAGAAGCAATTTATCCTTTACTCTCTCTCAATTATTATATTTAACTGCTTCGTCTTTAACCTTACTCAATTCCTTGATCAATACTGGGCCAAGTTTCCCAATCTGCTGGTCCTAAATTTTTCCCTTCCACTGAGTTTGGAAACAACCTGAACTAAGTTTTGTTTAAACTCTAATCAAGTCATACCTTTATTTATGAATGTTTTGTAACATATCATTTATCAACATCCCATACTTAGGCATGACTTGCTTGTTTGGCagttttttttctctcttataGGAATAGTCAGTAGTATACTATATCATCCAACATATCTCAGGTATACCATGTTTCAAAACTAATATGTGCCTCGACATCAATTAGAGGTCACAAGCAGATTACGCTAGTTGAGTCCTGTGATCGAAAAACATGCGGCGGAAGCAtaataatttcctaaattattataaCACGCATCACACATATACACAGGAACACATGTGTGTAGATATAAccataaaataaaattcatttagGAATTATTCATGACGTTTAGGGGAAACGACATCAATTAGCAATCCTAACGAGGattgcctctattcgtatccacgccgagaTACCTTCAAGACAACTCCGTGAGCAACAAGCCGCGTCTCTGCTTCGGTACTAGCCAAAGGAATGAGACGACTTCGATCCAAGAGACAAACTCCGACTCGACTTGGTGCTTAGCTGCACAAGGCAACCCAGCGACACTAAATGAGGTGGACGGCAGCCGCTGTCCAGTGGCTGGGAGACCGGCGGCGGGGAGAAGCAGCCGATGGCAAGAGGACCAAGTTGTAGTCCGGCCGGAATTCTCTACTGTCCAACGGCTTGGATGCCGACGAGAAGCAAGAGGGCGCAAATCATCTTCACAATGACTTGCTCCTTAATTCATATCCTCTTGTTCTAAGAAGTGGTATGTATATACCTCTTCACAATGACTTGGAGAGCAAATCATCTTCCAAGCCCAAACCCAATATCTAGCCCACATCATATGTGTTGCTTCAATCCATTAGTAATAAGCTTGGTTCAATAAActaaaccaaaccaatttggtTTATTACTAAACCATAATGGATCCAATTCGCCTACAAGAGGCATGGACCACCATCATTTTCGGCCAAcaaatatcttccatatttgtCCATCTAGTCCTACCAGATTCAATCTCTTTCAATATGAGAATCCAATTCTTAAACTTGTTTCATAgtacgtgtgacccaataggttcccggttATGTTGGCAgttcataattaaccattaattatgaatcGGTCATGAGTAACACCTAGTAGTTCATCATGACCTCTAATTGACCAGAAAATCACAATTGATCTTAGAACAATTCTGAATTCTTCAGCAACTGCAATCAATAGTGTGTTTGTTCCTtttactcatcttatacccacttagttaGGACATGTTCTATGTGTCCGTCCTCACTAggttgactatgtcacacctagtccAAGTAATAGTTGCTTGTCTCGTGGATTTAAATTACTCAAAACACATGTCCAAGAAGATCATCCTCTTGACATGTCTTGCTTTGGTTAAAGACTTACGAGTAATAATCATGACAAGAGCCGtagggtatatgtctccttaTAAAAAGTAGTGGTGAATTCTTTATGGGCTATTCAAACATCTTCGGGCATATTAACTTATATCCAATTATCCTAGACTTGCACTTCCTAGGAGATGATTGCAAACTATAAGTCTCCATGTCCATGATCAAGAttacttgaatacctcaagtctaaAGAAACTTACATTCGAGCtgcaatgagatcttcattgacatgTAATGAACAACATGAAATCTCATAGTAGGTGACATCTGATGAACTAGTTATCCTTAACCAGCATCCATATGTTAATCCTCAACATCCCAATGTTTCCTGCCAATGAGGACCGACTGCTTGGATAAaccaaggagcataacatatgctagtcttacagaattgatgaagTCTAGTTTCATCAATTCATTGACTTGGGAATATTTTAATACGTACATAATTACAGAGAGATACCCActaattgtgatccaatcacaatttatCCCATACTATGCATTGTATTGTAaacttcattaattgagtttaagatcattatcatatatatatatatatatataaaatgcacacttaaataaggaattttatttatccaataaataatacAGTAtctaaggcgattgccttaggacactCTCAGATATAGCACTGAACATGTAACTTCATTATTTATTCCAACTGATGCTTTTCTCTAGACCATGAGCAGACAGGAAGAAATATTGGATGATGAACCAGAATTACCAGCAGAAGTAGTTGCAAATGCTGGAGGAGTTCCAATTGTCGGTATGCTGTTTGAAAATGAGGACAAGGCATATGACTATTACATCAAGTATGCAGGAAGTGTAGGTTTTAGTGTCCGCAAAGGCTGGTGGGATAAATCTGCTAGAAATGTTACTAGATCACGGGTTTATGTATGTTCTAGGGAAGGTTTTCGACCAAAAAATGAAGCAAGGAGACCACGAGCAGAAACAAGAACTGGCTGTCCTGCTCGTATGGCAATCAAACTGACATCCAGTGGTAAATACCGCATAACTGAATTTGTTGCAGACCATAATCATCAGCTTGCTGCACCCTTAGACATGCAGATGTTGAGCTCAAAAAAGCTGTTAACTAATGTTCAACCTGCAGCACGTCAGAATGCTAGTATTATTCCTGTTGGATATAAAAATTATCTCCGAACTAAACGTTCTAAGGTGGTGCAGTTGGGTGATGCAGGAGCCTTGTTTGAATATTTTCAGAGGATGAAAGGTGATAATCCATCATTTTACTATGCTATCCAGGTTGATgaatatgatcaaatgactaaTGTCTTCTGGGCAGATGCAAAGTCCATGATGGATTATCACTATTTTGGTGATGTTGTATGTTTTGATACATCTTATAAAGAAAATGAATATGGCAGGCCATTAGCTTTATTTTTAGGTGTTAATCATCACAGACATATGGTTATTTTTGCTGCAGCATTTCTATATGATGAAAGTGTAGAATCTTTTAAATGGTTGTTTGAGACTTTTAAGGCAGCAATGTGCCAGAAGCAACCACATACAATTTTCACTGATCGATGCTTACCTATTAGTGATGCAATAGCTGCTACATGGCCAGGTACAGTTCAGCGTTTATGTGTCTGGCAAATATACCAAAATGCCACAAAGCAACTTGCAGATCTCTTTGAAAGCTCAGAGAACTTTGCTCATGATTTTGGACAATGTATATATCATgattttgaggatgaagatgagttTAATTTGGCATGGAAATTGATGTTAGATAAGTACAATCTTAAGGACGATGAGTGGTTGACTAAACTGTacgaagaaaaggaaaattggtCCTCACCATATGGCCGGCAAACATTCTCTGCAGATATAAAAAGCACGTTAAGAGCGGAAACCTTGGGTGGTTATCTAAAAGAGCATCTGAATTTGGAAAATGATCTAAGAAGTTTTCTGAACATATACGAGTTACTGTTAGAGCGGCGAAGATATAATGAGTTGCAGGCTGATTATAATGCAAATCAGGGTCACCCAAGAATACCTCCTTTAAGATTACTCTGGCAAGCTGCAAATGCATACACACCTGCCATATATGATTACTTCAGAAGAGAGGTTGAATTGTTCCTTGAGTCTATGGTGTACTGCTCTGGTGAAGCTGGAATCCTATCTCATTACGAGGTCACAGTTAAAGAGAAAAGTAAAGTGCACTGCGTCAGATTCGATGCATCCAATAGTTCTGTTATATGCAGTTGTGGTAAGTTCGAAGTTGTTGGGATTCCATGTTGTCATGTGTTAAAGGTATTTGACTTCAGAAATATTAAAGAGCTTCCATCACAATACATTTTGAAGCGGTGGAGAAAAGATGCCATGGCTGAGAATTTAAATGAGAATCATAGCATCACCTTAGACAGTGACGCGAAGTCATCTGTATCAAAGCGTTATAGCTCTCTTTGCCGCACATTGTTCAAACTTGCTGCAAGAGCTACTGAAAATGAGGAAGCTTTCACATTGATGGTCAGCCATTCAGATCAACTTCTCGACCAAGTTGAGCAAATCTTGCAGGCGAAACTTCTTGAGAAACCATCTATCAGTGGCACATCAAAGGGTCATCCTAATAATCTGATTGACAGTGGAAATTCAAGTCATGGCACTGGTAATGATCCTCAAAAGCCTAGTGGAAAGAAAAAGAGCAATGGAGGTACACGTCAAAGACATCAAAATGAAGTTGAGTTAAATAAAAGGCAAAAGACAAGAAAAGGTTTGTCCATTTCTGTTATCATGTTGCACTTATCCTCTGTGTTGTGGTGACGAAGGTTTTTTTATAGACTTGTGATAATGTGAATTCTAGGTCAAACTGATGATGCAGAAATGTCAACAAGAGATAATGAAGCACATGCACCACCAAGCAGTGTCTCTCAACCAAGGAATCCTGCAAATCAGTTTCTCGTGTCTAATCAATTTATGCAGGTGT
This window of the Zingiber officinale cultivar Zhangliang chromosome 3B, Zo_v1.1, whole genome shotgun sequence genome carries:
- the LOC122055509 gene encoding protein FAR1-RELATED SEQUENCE 12-like, with the protein product MVHIAEIAEGAAEPSKEDNKDATEPLAAAAGTAVEEDTSPHELEQLPLPSQFQEPASLSEQQQPPPLPLLVSSHETPLELAEIAHSPVPEPEPEPEPKPGTATVPPSSSALVDDSQIVAPAPAPPAPVKVPYNEYALRVAYIMRSYLHMRPGGATANATSIASNGESCCRAMMEVTRKDNGRWGVSKVELEHTHQLDPPPDLAGALASGGLVPVLGMEFDSISAAKQYYSAYSEKMGFQSKTGSGKRSRGTRLLHMQRFLCSKGHFSTYSNAAESATRKRKRIPNKKAAEKEVKEVKTDCDALGVIQVESSMKKDGMTLEDQRREIHTENASSGSGNDKRKVNDGGKVGKVALVSNPGQSRLLRELGIRVSRYSNEERRNIILKYMQKRSGRQAVDRSLKIPSRQALAERRQRGVGGKFLSKEETQTMSRQEEILDDEPELPAEVVANAGGVPIVGMLFENEDKAYDYYIKYAGSVGFSVRKGWWDKSARNVTRSRVYVCSREGFRPKNEARRPRAETRTGCPARMAIKLTSSGKYRITEFVADHNHQLAAPLDMQMLSSKKLLTNVQPAARQNASIIPVGYKNYLRTKRSKVVQLGDAGALFEYFQRMKGDNPSFYYAIQVDEYDQMTNVFWADAKSMMDYHYFGDVVCFDTSYKENEYGRPLALFLGVNHHRHMVIFAAAFLYDESVESFKWLFETFKAAMCQKQPHTIFTDRCLPISDAIAATWPGTVQRLCVWQIYQNATKQLADLFESSENFAHDFGQCIYHDFEDEDEFNLAWKLMLDKYNLKDDEWLTKLYEEKENWSSPYGRQTFSADIKSTLRAETLGGYLKEHLNLENDLRSFLNIYELLLERRRYNELQADYNANQGHPRIPPLRLLWQAANAYTPAIYDYFRREVELFLESMVYCSGEAGILSHYEVTVKEKSKVHCVRFDASNSSVICSCGKFEVVGIPCCHVLKVFDFRNIKELPSQYILKRWRKDAMAENLNENHSITLDSDAKSSVSKRYSSLCRTLFKLAARATENEEAFTLMVSHSDQLLDQVEQILQAKLLEKPSISGTSKGHPNNLIDSGNSSHGTGNDPQKPSGKKKSNGGTRQRHQNEVELNKRQKTRKGQTDDAEMSTRDNEAHAPPSSVSQPRNPANQFLVSNQFMQGPFMTSHQFGVGAMQGYHPVNQFGQDSSAPTLSQQPFPNSSHFTQGFPTPDLQALQFIGNNAQLDHQSSDQGQCAIPVWDFL